The genomic segment CCATGCTCGCTGGGACGAATACTGCGCCGGAAAGATCACGTTCGCCGAATTCGACGCTTCGGTGAAAGGTTGGGTCAACCATGTTCGCTATGCGGATACCTGGGGATTGCGAACCCACATCTTCCGCAAAGGTCTGGTGTTTCAAAAACCAAAGTAAATGCTCAGGCCGTTGAATGGGTTTGCAATGAAAGGCTTGGGGAAATTACAGAACAAACGGAAATCACTGAAAAAACGGAAAGAGCGAAAGAGAAATTTCCGTCTGTTCCGTTATTTCCGTTATCTCTTTCACACCCCCTGAGCAGTTACAAACCAAAATCGTAAAGATTTTTGAAGCGCCTGCGGCGCTTGGGGACTCGCGCTACGCGCGTGCGCTCGCGCGCACCGTCCCCCCAGACTTCAGACCGAGAAGGGGGACGCACACAACACCACACGAAACCCGATAATGAGGTAACGGTACGCCGCAAGAATGTCGTCACGATACACGGCCCGCGCGTTCACCTGACTGTTGAACCACGAGCCGCCCCGCAGGACGCGCCTGATGTCTTTTTTCCGCAAATTCTCTTTCTTCGGATCGAATTGAGGATCGTTGTAATCACTCAGGCACCATTCCAAAACGTTGCCGCTCATTTCTTCCACACCGTAAGGCGAAGCGCCATTCGGGAAAATGCCAACCGCGCTGGTCTGGCCAATGTAGCTTTCATCTTCTCCGGTATTGCCTTTCCTCGCACCAAACTTCTTACCATAAGGATACAAACGTCCATCCGTCCCGCGCGCAGCTTTCTCCCATTCAAATTCGGTGGGCAAACGCACTGCCCATTGTTCAACCTTCTTCAAATCGTAAGTCGTCCCCTTTCGCCACGACAGCCAGCGGCAAAACGCCATCGCCTGATACCAGTTCACCGTTTCGCGCGGATGGTTGGCGAATTTGAAATACTGCTCGCGCATCTGGCGATCCTCTTCGCTGGCTGCCAGGCCTTCAAACCAGCGCGGGTCATTGAAGCCTTCGGGATCGTCCAGAAACGTCTGATACTGCGCGAAGGTCACCGGGTAACGGCTGATATAAAATTCCGGCAGAGTCAATCTTTGCGGTTTGTTGTCTTCTTCGCCGTCATCGCCATACTGAAACTCGCCTTCGGGAATCCGCACCCAATCAATATCTGGCAGCTTCAGGCCGTCGCGTTCGATCACGCCGACCCCTTTGCGATTGTCCCAAGCTGGAATCATTCCCAACGCTCGCCCGACTGCTGCACGCGCCTTCGGGTCAGGATCGTGTTTCAAATCCGTCAGCCGAGGAATCCATTTGGCGCGCAACCGTTCTTTTGTCGCTTCGGCCAAAGCGGCTCCGCTGCGAACAACGCATTGCGCGGCGACTTCCGGGTTGGCTTCGGCGACCCACTCAACGACCTGCGAGCAATCGTCGCTGTACAAACCGGCCAGCAAAATGGCGGCCTCTTCCCAGTTTGTACGCTCCCACCAACGATCAGGCTGCCAGATCGCTACAGCTTTCAATTTTCCGGCTTGTAGTTGGGTGTCCATCTCTTTGGCTGCGAAGTATTCCTGCAAAAGTTGATGCGTGAATCTGACCTGCTCGTCTTTGCTGAGGATGCTGGCGCTGACAGCCAGATCAAACAGACGGTCGCCCAGAATCTGAATCACCCGGTCGTGCGGCATGACAGTCGAAGCGCCAACGAATGCCTTGCCGGTTTGCGGGCTGGCCTCCTGTGTGGCCGGAGTGTTTTGCATCTCAAAAGCGATTTTCGCCAACCCAGCGATCAGTTCCTTTTGTTCGGCGTCCAGAATGGCTTTGCCTTTGCGTTCCCGATCCAGCAGATTTTCGACGAAGTTCTGAAACAGCTTGCCGCGATTTCGCGGCAAATCGCCCCGCCTAGCGTAAACGCTGGCCAGCATTGTCAGCATGAAAGGATTGCTGGCCAACAGCAGCAAACCGGACGGCGTTTCGCGGTGATTGAACCAGTCTGGCCAATAACCGTATTTATTTTCCGTGTCCCAGCCATAAGTCCATTTCAGATTCGCGGGCAGCGTATCTGCCAGCCAGAAAACGTCCTCGTGCTCGGCTCCGACTTTTGCCAGAAAATCGGCGTGATAATTTCGCGCGCGTTCACCGGCCAGCTTCCAGAACAGCGTTTCGCCGCTCTCACTATCCAGGTAACGTTTGACGAATTCCCGAATGCGAACCGGATCGAGCGGAGTAATGTTGATGCAATCGAAACCGAGTTTGATCGTGTAATCGTCTTTGCGGCAGGAAACCACGGCCATTAACTGTGGGTGCTGTTCGATGAACCGCTTCACTTCCGGGAATTTGGCTTCGCGTTGGCCGACGGGCAATTCGTTCAACCCATCCAGCAACAACGCCGCCCACCGATTGCTGAGCAAGGAATCAAGATCGTTCGCCAAATCGCCCAACTGCTCGGCGATAAATTTGACGAGTGGCTGGTTTGGCGTTGTCCATTCGCGCAGGGAAATCAGCAGAGGAATCGGCGCGCAATCGTCGCGGAGTGCAGTTTCAACCAAGTCAGCCGCCAGCTTCCAAATCGTCGTCGTTTTTCCGCCGCCGGGTTCACCCAACAACACGGCGCGGCGCATGTTTTTGATGACTTTGACCGCGTCGTTGAACGGCAGAATTTCCGGCATCAACCGACCTTCGTCATCCATCGGCATCAGCGCAAAACGCGGCCGCATTTCTATACGCTGAGTCTGCTGCGCGCTGCCGCCCAACGGCGTGTAAACTTCATTTACGGCTTCAGTTTGAAGCCGTTGGAAATACGCCTGTTCCAGATCGCGCTGGATAGCGCGCGGGCGCTTGCCGTAATGAATGAGAGCCTGAGTTTTCTGTTTCAATTCCTCCAGCGAGCGCGCAAGTTTTGACAGCGCAGTTTTATATCCTCCGTCGGCCAACGGCGATACCCACTGGCAATCAATCAGTGGAAAGTACCTTGATTCCTTTTTCACATCTTCCCGAAGAAAGGGGATGATCGGAATTTTGTTGGTGATCGCCCACGTGATTTCTTTCTGCACCCACTCGCTGTGAAGAGATTTCCGCGTGGCAATAACGACGACGACATACG from the Acidobacteriota bacterium genome contains:
- a CDS encoding SUMF1/EgtB/PvdO family nonheme iron enzyme; protein product: MNRNPSFSSSEVFISYAFEEAEFANQLVADLQAKGLACWIDTDKIRAGDKWTPALSEAILNSYVVVVIATRKSLHSEWVQKEITWAITNKIPIIPFLREDVKKESRYFPLIDCQWVSPLADGGYKTALSKLARSLEELKQKTQALIHYGKRPRAIQRDLEQAYFQRLQTEAVNEVYTPLGGSAQQTQRIEMRPRFALMPMDDEGRLMPEILPFNDAVKVIKNMRRAVLLGEPGGGKTTTIWKLAADLVETALRDDCAPIPLLISLREWTTPNQPLVKFIAEQLGDLANDLDSLLSNRWAALLLDGLNELPVGQREAKFPEVKRFIEQHPQLMAVVSCRKDDYTIKLGFDCINITPLDPVRIREFVKRYLDSESGETLFWKLAGERARNYHADFLAKVGAEHEDVFWLADTLPANLKWTYGWDTENKYGYWPDWFNHRETPSGLLLLASNPFMLTMLASVYARRGDLPRNRGKLFQNFVENLLDRERKGKAILDAEQKELIAGLAKIAFEMQNTPATQEASPQTGKAFVGASTVMPHDRVIQILGDRLFDLAVSASILSKDEQVRFTHQLLQEYFAAKEMDTQLQAGKLKAVAIWQPDRWWERTNWEEAAILLAGLYSDDCSQVVEWVAEANPEVAAQCVVRSGAALAEATKERLRAKWIPRLTDLKHDPDPKARAAVGRALGMIPAWDNRKGVGVIERDGLKLPDIDWVRIPEGEFQYGDDGEEDNKPQRLTLPEFYISRYPVTFAQYQTFLDDPEGFNDPRWFEGLAASEEDRQMREQYFKFANHPRETVNWYQAMAFCRWLSWRKGTTYDLKKVEQWAVRLPTEFEWEKAARGTDGRLYPYGKKFGARKGNTGEDESYIGQTSAVGIFPNGASPYGVEEMSGNVLEWCLSDYNDPQFDPKKENLRKKDIRRVLRGGSWFNSQVNARAVYRDDILAAYRYLIIGFRVVLCASPFSV